GTTCGATAGGCACGTAAAACTGCGATGCGTTTTATGCAGAAGCGCCCTCGTTCTAAACTACACCCATCCACgtccttttctgaaaaggaagagaacagcACGGAgcggttttgttttgttttgtttttttaaaccctACGAGGTTATTTCTGGAGCCGCCGGTCTGTCCCGTCCCCCAcgctgcaggcaggagggagctgccTCCTTTTCCCGCAGGACAGCCCAGgagcaggctgggctgcagcccggAGCAAGACTTTTGCCCTCGTGAGCCCCGTGGGAGCAGCGGGTTCGGAGCCGTGGACTGTCCGGACGCCCAGTGAAACTCCCAGAACTCCCACCCTCCTCGTTTTGTACCGGCTCTTGTGATAACTGCGTCCTTGCATTTTTCTATACGAACCGGCGTGATGCCTTTTCCACGTTTTGTAGAGCGGGAACAGAAGCCGTTACTCTTTACACTGCAATATCCGTCGCCGGGGACGAGAGTATTTTTATGGAACATTATtaagaaagtatatttttaaaaacacaaaaaaaaaaaacactctaaaatgaaaaccaaacacGCTGTGGATTTGAAATTGGatgggggagaggagctggaCCCTGGGCCCGCAGGTGGGACTCTGCCCGGGCCACGGCAAGCGCGCACGTTTCCTCCTCCGTCACCTCCGGGCTGTCCCCCGTCTGCTGGCAGCTTCTCTCTGCGGCTGGTGGCCAGCACCTTGTCGCTCAGCACCGCCAGCCCCACGGCTCCTCCGCGGGAAGGGGAGCGGGCAGCGGCGCGCCGAGAGCTGCCTCGTGGAGGACAAGCAGCCCCCTTTGTGTCCTCCAAGAGCCGCTTGCTCCGCTGCAGTCCCCGAGCTGCTAACCCGTGGCCGGGCTCTGCGGGTTCTCGCCGGGCTCGgcggctggagcagctcttcGTAGCTGGCTCctggcagggctctgggctCTGAGCGCTGGCGTAACGCTGAGGGCTGgatttccttcctctctctgccGGCTGATCCCTCAGACGCTTGTAATTAAACAAGAAGCGCTGCTTGAGAGCCAGGAACAAGGGGCTCAGCCCGCCGGGCTTGCACAAGCTCTGCTGGGAATCACCCAAGTTtgattttttcctccaaaactgCAGCGCTACTGGAAGCCCTTGGCCACGGAGATCGAGCGTGGCAGGAAAGGATTTCACCGAGCGGCTTCCAGCCCCTGGCTCCCGCGGCAGCAGCGCTAACCcttgcaggcagggctgctctgcGATGTCCCTGGACGTGGCCGTGAGCGAGATCCGGAGGGCAGCTGCGGGCTCGGTGCTGCCGGACGGTGCTGTGCCTGTCCCACGGGCGCGTGGGGACGCGGGGCTGTGCGGGATGCCTAACGCAGAGCGTCTTGTCCCCCGAAATGGGATCGCGGGACTGCGTGTCCCTCTCCCCGGGCATGGGGCACGTCCGGGCAGATGCTGATCTGAGGGATGTGCCGTGGCGTCCCCGTACCAAACGTGgcagaaagcagctgcaaaGCACGGTGCCGTGTCTGCGCAGTCCCCGCGCGGTGCCCAGGCACCCTGCCGCCCTTTGGGATGGCACCAACAAGGGGACCAAGGCTCACGGGGACTTACCCATATGGGGGCAGTGAGGTGACATCTGCACACCTGGGCTGGGCAGCGctcaggagggcagcagccccccaccccgtgcaCTGAAGGGATGCTTCGGGGGACCCCAAGGTGCCTGTCCGGGGCTGCACCCCAGCGTCCTCCTAAAGGTCGGGGTGCTGCTGGGACGTGCCACTgctgtgccctggggctgcggggtgccTGTGCCTCTGGCGTGCCCCGGGCTCGCCTGCCGTCCTCATCCCCGCTCAGAGAAGCATCCTTTCGTGGTTCATCCGAGTCCTGgctccctccagctctgctctaGCAATACTGTCTTTTTACTGTAAGTAGTACTGAGTGTTTTGGGGTCCTCGGGCTCCTGTTTTGGGGTCCTCAGGCTCCCCTGTGCCGCTGGCAGCCCTTTGGGGCAGGCACGGAGACCGTCTGCTCCCCTGGCAGAGGGCAGCACTCACTGCCCCCGGGGaaagggctggggctgctctgctccctccctggaGCAGGGAGGAACGGGGTCTTCCCTTACCAGCACCGCGTCCTCAGCACCTGCCCAGCCTGGGGgcttcccctgctcccagtgggACGGAGCAGGGGCGTCTGGAAGGGACCCAGCTGGGTTTGCCCGTCCCCTCTTTGGCTGGGACTCTCAGGTTAGAGGTCTCTGGTCCGCGCTGCTCTCCATGGAGCTCGTGCTACCTGCACCGGAGGATTTGGGACAGCACCGTGAATGCCTCtgtctccctcctcctcttctttcttgcccCAGAAGTGTCAGAGCAGGGGCAGCAACGGCTGCTTTCGTAAAGCACTTTAAGGCtgtgcaggcagctcctgcctctcGCCCCCTTGGCGTGGGGCTGGGTCTGACCCTGCCGGGGCTCTGGGTGCGCCGCCGGCTGTGCTCGTTAGTGCTCCCCCCGACTTTTTGCATAAGGACTAGAACTTTTAATGAGACGTACCGgttttttgaagaagaagaagaaaaaaaaaaaaagaaaaatcaacgATGTATTTGTAGCAAGCCATTTTTCTCAATAAAGGCGGTTTCATCCACGGTGTGCGCTCTGTGCTCCGCGGGGGACCCAGGCTCAGCGGGGAGCACTCGGGTCCGctgggacggggctgggggggtgcacGCCACCGAGGTCCCTTACCTGGGCTGCTCCCTCCGTTTTTATGGCCCCGTCCCCTGCCTCGTTAACCGCTGCTGTTAATGGCAGGGTTTGGCGGTGCCGTCACATCGCCCTACCCCACGGGAGCCCCGTGACTGCACACCCGGCGCTGGCAGCGGGTCCTGGCGCCCGCAGGAGCACGCGGGAGGTGCTGTCCCCGTGGCTGGCACCGCGCGCCGTCCCCGGAGCCCTGCTGGGCGCAGGCCAGGGCAGCGCAGCAGCGGGTGTCCCTGCTCCGGGTGTCCCGGGGAGGGGTCCTGGCTCCGCGCCCCCGCAGCCGGCAGGGTTTCCCCAGGGACGCAGCGCGGACGGGCTGCCTCTCGCCCAGTCGCTTCCTCCGGCACGGGCACCGGCTGCGTGCAGCCCCACGAGGGTTCGCCCCGTGCCCTGCTCGGGCCAGACGCGTTGCTGCAGCTCCCGGAGGCAGGAGAGACCTCACCGGTGAGCCCCCAGGGTCATTGGGGTGGCCAGGGATGGAGCTGGACCCAAGGGCTGCTCCCCGCTGGGGGGTGAGCTTGGGGTCTGCGCCACGCACTGGGCTGCCTGGGGGTGTGGTGGGTGTTAAACTGGGGTGAACTGGTACTCGGAGCGGTGTTTGCGGGGAGCGGAGAGCTCTGCATCGCCcatgtgctggggctgcctctgGCCTCGCAGAACCACAGAGCgtggctcctgccccagcacacgtgtcccccccccccagctatCACCCCTGGGGTAATAAATGACTCGGGGACACAATGGCCAGGGCTGATAACATTGAGTGGCCACCTTATCTGCTCACCGACCCTTCTCCAAACAGCCCCTGTGAGGTTTGCCACGGGGACCCGTGCAGGGAGAAGGGGCACCCAGGGcgagggggggtccccacaAACCGAGGCTGTGCCCTAACGCAGGGGCAATGCCCGCTGTGACCCAGGGGGATGCTGTGGGCGGTGGGATCCCATCCCTGGGACGTGTAGGGTGGCCTTGCCAGGGGGACGGGGCTGTCCCCACCACGGTCCCTTGCACCTGCAGCGGGGCGTGCTGGCGGCCAAGGCCAGCCCTCGGGCAGCGGTtggccccggggctccccgggggctgcccaTGCTAATGAGCCCGGGGCCTTATGGCACCTGCTGGCGCCCGCGGGGACACGGCGGGGGACACaacgggggggacacggagctCGCCTGCTGGCCCCGCCATGCCCCGCTCCTTCCTGGTGAAGAAGCCCTCCAGCACCCGCGTCCCCAACTACGGCCGGCTCGACGCCCGTGGTAAGgctgccctggggacccccgggaccccggaTCCGAATTggtgcctggggagggggggggggggggggaattccCAGGGGTGGGTTCGCAGGACCCTCCCCGCCAACGTACCCCGTCCTCCCCACCCGCATGGGGGTCCCCGTGctaatttgggggggctggagctggtTGCTGGGTGCCATGGTgccccaggggacacccaggtTTTTGGTACATCCAGCCCCAGATGTGCTGGGGGTGCCTGTGGCATCcccattcctgttttttttttttttttgggggggggggggaaggaccATTTCTGGCCAGTTTTGCAGTGCATAGGGGTGGGcaccagggtgggggggactgGGTGTGGATGAGCCCCAGCCAGGGATaaccctgggggggggtctggtgACCAGGACAGCCCCCACCCTTCACCCCTTGCCTTGCCCCCCCCAGAACTCGATGGCTCGTGCTCCTCCTGCGGGGGGGTGCTCAGCCCCGCACCCCCCTCCACCACCCGCCTGCCAGACCACGGCCGCCTCCTCGCCCGCCTCtccctcccgctgccccccaaCACCAAGAGCCCCCCGGACCCCGCAGGCACCCGCAGCCCGGGCACCCCCCTGAAGGACAACCAGACCCTCAACCGGCTCGGGGGGGCGGCCGAGGCGGGGGTCCCCAGGCCCTGCCGCCCCttcccggggccgccccggcgCTGGTTCAGCTGCGCGCGCTGCGCCAGGGCGTACGCCAGCCTGGGCGCCCTGAAGATGCACATCCGCACCCACACCCTGCCCTGCGTCTGCGGCCTCTGTGGCAAAGCTTTCTCCcggccctggctgctgcagggccaccTCCGCACCCACACAGGTAAGgatattccccccccccagcccagttGCTCACTGCTTctgccatccccatcccctagtcccctgcctcagtttcccctcgTGCACAAAGCTCCGCGGGTGCGGGCTCCCAACACCCAGCATCCCCACGGAGCATCCCGGGGctgtgcacggggggggggggggggtctggggtggGATGTGGGACTGTGGGTTCCTGAGCGGGTGTCCCACAGGGGAGAAGCCCTACGCCTGCCCCCACTGCAGCCGTGCCTTCGCCGACCGCTCCAACCTCCGCGCCCACCTCCAGACCCACTCGGGTGTCAAGAAGTACCGGTGCCGCGTCTGCGCCAGGACCTTCTCCCGCATGTCGCTGCTGGCACGGCACGAGGACggggggtgctgcggggcggcctgagcccccccaccctgcaCCCGGAGAAGGCAGCGAGCACTGCACCGTGCCGTGCCACACCGGGTCATACTTCaccgtgccatgccatgctgcaccgtgccatgctgtgcccCAAAGAAGGACCGGAGAGCATCACGCAGCGCTGCCTGGATGGCCCCTGCACGTCACCGGAGCCCCGTGCCgctccccaaaagccccccaggCCTGGAGGAACCTCTTGGTTGTGCCCCCCCGCCGAGTGCTGCGGGCACCAGGGAGGGTTGTTGGGCTTTCGTCTGCGGAGTCATTAAAAGCGGAGCTGGGCACCGCGGGTGTGAGTGGCGAGGCTGTCCCTTGTCGCTGCCGTGCTGCTTGGCATCGTGTCCCCGCAGCACCAGAGCATCTGGTCCCGTCGTGCGTGGCCTCACGGGGCAGGATCCACCCGGGGCTGCCCACCCGGGGCACCCTCCTCCCCATCTCGCCTCCCCTGCCTGGGTCACGGGGACGCCACTGTGTCCCCATGGATGTGTCCCCGGCTGGCCTCGAGCCCCAAAACCGGGGACTCGGTGGCTTTTTGGGCTGGGGTCTGTCCTgtggaggggtgtggggggcaaGCCATGTGCAAGCAGCGTGCCCTGGCCACTTTTTGTTTGGAAGCCCTAAAAATAGGAGCAGGGAGATTGTATTTTTCTGATCATGGATGTAACCCAAGCACGGGGGCTCTGTGTGCTCCGGGGTGCCCCTGGGGGctgtcacccccagccccctgtgcAGGAGGGGACTTCTGGCCTGGATGCTGCAGTATTTTGGGGAGGAGCGGGGGGGACAGGACACACCGCTGGCTTGTGTACCCATgcacccccccagggaccccgaAATTGTCCCTGAGCATCCCCAGCAGGGGGATGGCTGGGGTCTgtgggacccccaccccccaccccccagtgTTGGGGACAGCCCAGTCACCCTGGTGggttggggaaggggaggggaggaggtggggacggttttggggggggtgccAGCAGGAGGGAGCCGCGCATCCACCCCGTGCTATttgcagcccagccctgctaaATCAGGCCCCCACCTGTCCCGGCGGCAGGGGAAAGAATCCCACACCCCAAAATAGCCGCGTGCCTTCCCCTTGCCCATGGAAAATGCTTATACatcctgggggtgggggggggcgggggctgctTGGACCCCGGGATGGCCCCCGCTGCGCctgccagcacccatgggtgccagcGGGGAGCCCCCGCTGTGACAGCAAAGGGgttccccaaatgtccccactATGGGGAAGGGGGATGCTGCCCCCTCAGTCcccagtgggtttttttttggggggggggacccccagcagcagggctgtcccCACGGTGTCACCCACGTGCCAGGCGTGTGCCTGCCGTCACCTCCGGGCACGGGGACGTGCGGGATGTTTTCCACTGCGAGCGATCGGCCGGGGGACAAAAATACCCTcgggagggtgggggggacaccggTGGGGCCCAGCTGGGGGATACTGGGGCTCCCGCTGCTTGCCAGCCCTATggggtggggtgctgggggcactgggggcactgggagcgcTGGAGGAGTTCTAGGACATTGAGGCACTGGTGGATTGGGAGCACTGGGGGCCGTGGAGGTGCTGTAGGAACTGGGAGCGCTGGgatgctgggagcactgggggccCTGAAAGCTCTGGGAACATTGGCATATTGGGTgtactgggagtactggggtggtgctggggtaAGTAggagcactgggggcactgggagcactggaatAACTGGGAGTGGTGGTGCATGGAGGTACTAGGCaatggggatactgggagcactggagcGTGGATGCACTGGGAGCACCTGGAGTAACACTGAAGAAGCGGGGTGTAGGAGTACAGGGGGCACAGAGcacactgggagcactggggactGGTTGgactgggagtactgggagtACAGCAA
The Anser cygnoides isolate HZ-2024a breed goose chromosome 12, Taihu_goose_T2T_genome, whole genome shotgun sequence genome window above contains:
- the SNAI3 gene encoding zinc finger protein SNAI3 is translated as MAPAGARGDTAGDTTGGTRSSPAGPAMPRSFLVKKPSSTRVPNYGRLDARELDGSCSSCGGVLSPAPPSTTRLPDHGRLLARLSLPLPPNTKSPPDPAGTRSPGTPLKDNQTLNRLGGAAEAGVPRPCRPFPGPPRRWFSCARCARAYASLGALKMHIRTHTLPCVCGLCGKAFSRPWLLQGHLRTHTGEKPYACPHCSRAFADRSNLRAHLQTHSGVKKYRCRVCARTFSRMSLLARHEDGGCCGAA